Proteins from a single region of Fodinibius sp. Rm-B-1B1-1:
- the rsgA gene encoding ribosome small subunit-dependent GTPase A, translating to MPQKGRVVESTGHWYKVAYNEEDGMQTINCRLPGRFRLKDHALTNPIAVGDYVDFEMNDDGSGSIEEIKDRENYLIRQSTHHQEEHQILASNIDCAYVVQSVRRPNIKQGFIDRFLVTCEAYQIPATIIFNKMDLADEHANTYVNSLTDLYESIGYPVLQTSIKTDSSLDELKKRLNNSTSVLIGPSGVGKTSILNHIDPNIDRKVGVVSDFNEKGKHTTTFAKLLPLQTGGYIVDTPGIKEFGLVNIEPWELSLFFPEMLEPRRNCKFNNCTHAHEPGCGVIEAFQEGKVDPDRYDSYLNILESLDE from the coding sequence TTGCCCCAAAAAGGACGCGTTGTAGAATCCACCGGCCATTGGTACAAGGTCGCCTATAATGAAGAGGACGGAATGCAAACGATCAACTGTCGGTTGCCCGGGCGGTTTCGGCTGAAAGATCATGCTCTTACCAATCCTATTGCTGTTGGTGATTATGTGGATTTCGAAATGAATGATGATGGCTCAGGGAGTATTGAGGAAATTAAAGATCGTGAAAATTATTTAATCCGGCAGTCCACTCATCATCAAGAAGAACATCAAATATTGGCCTCAAATATTGATTGTGCCTATGTGGTTCAATCAGTCAGGAGACCTAATATTAAACAAGGGTTTATAGATCGATTTCTGGTTACATGTGAAGCCTATCAAATTCCGGCTACTATCATTTTTAACAAAATGGATTTGGCTGACGAGCATGCCAACACTTATGTAAATTCGCTGACGGATCTCTATGAATCCATCGGTTATCCTGTTCTACAAACCAGCATTAAAACCGATTCTTCTTTAGATGAACTCAAAAAACGATTGAACAATAGCACCTCGGTGTTAATTGGCCCTTCGGGTGTAGGAAAAACCAGTATTTTAAATCACATCGACCCCAATATCGATCGTAAAGTTGGGGTTGTATCTGATTTCAATGAAAAGGGAAAGCATACCACAACTTTTGCCAAACTTCTTCCCCTGCAAACAGGCGGCTATATTGTGGATACCCCCGGCATTAAAGAGTTTGGGTTGGTAAATATTGAACCGTGGGAACTTTCTCTTTTCTTTCCAGAGATGTTGGAGCCCCGCCGAAATTGTAAATTTAATAACTGTACACATGCCCACGAACCCGGATGCGGCGTCATTGAGGCGTTTCAAGAAGGAAAAGTAGATCCTGACCGGTATGACTCCTACCTGAATATTCTCGAATCATTGGACGAGTAA
- the lon gene encoding endopeptidase La: MKNIFENIANFEDIQDQFDDFEQAIPLMSEEEEKELTQSEVPDELPILPLKNTVLFPGVVVPITVGRDRSLKLVKEAYESDKTIGVVSQKNEDDEDPDKEDLYEVGTVAQILKLIKMPDGSKSIVIQGKTTFKVEEFLQKDPYFKANVDTYRQEMDIEGVELDASIRSVKETATKIVNLSPNIPSEASVAINNISSPNFLLNFISSNLNVSTSDKQEVLEIRKFSQRMERVMEFLNKELQVLNLSEEIRTKVKSDIDEQQRDFYLRQQMKAIQEALGEDGEHQEIESLRKRAKEKNLPEEAQETVDKELTRLDRTPNSSPNYGVIHNYIEWILDLPWDKYSDDNLDLENAQDVLDDDHYGLDKVKKRIIEYLAVLKLKKDMKAPILCFYGPPGVGKTSLGKSIARALNRKFERFSLGGIHDEAEIRGHRRTYIGALPGRIIRAMKKAETSNPVMMLDEIDKVGSDYRGDPTSALLEVLDPEQNDSFADNYLELEYDLSNVLFIATANSLDTIPAPLRDRMEIINISGYTLEEKTQIAKKHLMDKQIEENGLNEDQITITDEAIEKIIEQYTRESGVRSLEREIGSVCRGVAAKIAKGEEGPHTVDADDLEDFLGKRKYFSEVAERTKVPGVATGLAWTPYGGDILFIEASVSKGSGKLHITGQLGDVMKESAMLAMSYLKAHSDELNIPEEAFKYWDLHIHVPKGAVPKDGPSAGVSIFSAVASIFTQRKVKGTLAMTGEITLRGLVLPVGGIKEKVLAAKRAGIEKVLLPQKNEKDVAEIEEDVLGDLEVEYLERMDPLLDIVLEDDPVKDPQERFKVSESYKKKTGENSESADSTEETIVME; this comes from the coding sequence ATGAAGAACATCTTCGAAAACATAGCCAATTTTGAGGATATTCAAGATCAGTTTGACGATTTTGAACAGGCTATTCCCCTGATGTCTGAGGAGGAGGAAAAGGAGCTAACACAGTCTGAGGTACCCGATGAGCTCCCTATTTTGCCTTTGAAAAATACTGTGCTCTTCCCTGGTGTTGTAGTGCCTATTACCGTAGGACGAGATCGATCACTTAAACTCGTAAAGGAGGCCTACGAATCAGATAAAACAATTGGGGTAGTTAGCCAAAAAAACGAAGACGACGAAGATCCCGATAAAGAGGATCTTTATGAGGTTGGAACCGTTGCCCAAATTCTGAAGCTGATCAAAATGCCGGATGGCAGCAAAAGTATTGTCATTCAGGGAAAAACCACTTTCAAAGTTGAAGAATTTCTCCAGAAAGATCCCTACTTCAAGGCCAATGTTGATACCTATCGCCAAGAGATGGATATTGAAGGTGTTGAGCTGGATGCTTCAATACGATCGGTAAAAGAGACGGCAACAAAAATTGTAAATCTGTCGCCTAACATCCCTTCAGAGGCCTCTGTTGCTATCAACAATATCAGCAGCCCAAACTTTCTGTTGAATTTTATTTCCTCGAACCTAAACGTTTCCACCTCTGATAAGCAGGAGGTTCTGGAAATACGGAAGTTTTCTCAGCGCATGGAACGTGTGATGGAATTCCTCAATAAAGAACTGCAGGTTCTGAATTTAAGTGAGGAAATCCGTACAAAAGTGAAGTCGGATATCGACGAACAACAACGTGACTTTTACCTGCGACAACAGATGAAAGCCATACAGGAAGCACTTGGGGAAGATGGTGAACATCAAGAAATAGAATCGCTACGCAAGCGTGCGAAGGAAAAAAATCTGCCTGAAGAAGCACAAGAAACGGTAGATAAAGAACTCACCCGGCTTGACAGAACGCCTAATTCTTCGCCCAATTACGGCGTCATCCACAACTATATCGAATGGATTTTAGATCTCCCGTGGGATAAATACTCTGATGATAATTTAGATCTGGAAAATGCCCAAGACGTATTGGACGATGACCACTACGGGTTAGACAAGGTCAAGAAGCGTATTATCGAATACTTGGCAGTATTGAAACTCAAAAAGGATATGAAAGCGCCTATCCTTTGTTTCTATGGCCCTCCCGGCGTTGGTAAAACCTCGCTCGGTAAATCTATTGCTCGTGCGCTAAATCGTAAATTTGAACGTTTTAGTTTGGGCGGCATCCACGATGAAGCTGAAATCCGCGGTCATCGCCGTACATATATCGGTGCCCTGCCGGGACGCATTATTCGCGCGATGAAAAAAGCAGAAACCAGCAACCCGGTAATGATGCTGGATGAAATTGACAAGGTAGGATCTGATTATCGTGGTGATCCCACCTCTGCCCTGCTTGAAGTTCTTGATCCGGAACAAAACGACAGTTTTGCCGACAATTATCTCGAGTTGGAGTACGATCTTTCTAACGTTCTCTTCATTGCTACAGCGAACTCCCTCGATACGATTCCTGCTCCACTGCGTGATCGTATGGAAATTATCAACATCAGTGGATATACGCTTGAAGAGAAGACTCAAATTGCGAAGAAGCATCTGATGGATAAACAGATTGAAGAGAATGGACTCAATGAAGATCAGATTACCATTACTGATGAGGCCATTGAAAAAATTATTGAACAATACACACGAGAATCGGGTGTACGCTCCCTGGAACGTGAAATTGGATCAGTCTGTCGAGGAGTAGCTGCCAAAATTGCCAAAGGTGAAGAGGGTCCCCATACGGTGGATGCCGATGATCTGGAGGACTTTTTAGGCAAACGTAAATACTTCTCGGAAGTAGCAGAACGAACTAAAGTTCCTGGTGTTGCTACCGGTTTGGCCTGGACGCCTTATGGAGGTGATATTCTCTTTATTGAGGCCAGTGTATCCAAGGGAAGTGGTAAACTCCATATAACCGGTCAGCTGGGCGATGTGATGAAAGAATCGGCCATGCTGGCAATGTCGTACCTTAAGGCGCACTCCGATGAGTTGAATATCCCCGAAGAAGCATTTAAATACTGGGATCTCCATATTCACGTGCCTAAAGGTGCTGTTCCAAAAGATGGACCCTCAGCCGGGGTATCTATATTTTCGGCCGTAGCATCCATATTTACCCAGCGTAAAGTGAAAGGAACGCTGGCTATGACCGGTGAAATCACACTCCGTGGACTTGTTCTTCCAGTGGGTGGAATCAAAGAAAAAGTACTGGCCGCCAAACGAGCCGGTATTGAAAAGGTTCTGCTTCCGCAGAAGAACGAAAAAGATGTGGCTGAAATTGAGGAAGATGTACTTGGAGATCTCGAGGTAGAGTATCTTGAACGCATGGATCCCCTGCTTGATATTGTTCTTGAGGACGATCCTGTAAAAGATCCTCAAGAACGATTTAAAGTTAGTGAGTCCTACAAAAAGAAGACGGGGGAAAACTCAGAATCTGCGGACTCTACTGAAGAAACCATTGTGATGGAATAA
- a CDS encoding DUF5723 family protein — protein MKKSQSNALQFRFALVAIIAALALLFGFTSPLSAQPVLGAQNTALGGGGTAYLSGNEAIFWNPANLAINDRYGTIHINVGHGGILYSPVLSSNVADDQFNSFTDSYFPYSADAVQITPDQRLTIIDENYPRRRLVSEHQSRSDVLLGALSWQKRNETFSIAARARYSSRIEVGRGWYSTEFVDRGDQQIRDFTLNQHINQNLEIALGYAREFSFLEGLFPRLNKLYVGFSPKFIIAGPHFNATYTGQQQRTDENDPGRYVSDFSYRATGEYSNMTIDYLSSGNSRAAINNNLNKKINFDPTGYGAAIDFGLTYLIPIGSDLNLLEDDLEKSVVQKSLRISVSFNDIGIIRYTQQPIDITASQDTVQIGTEPPRNEMFIGSGGQYLTYFDDASEITNPFSHNQNPNDNSFSAPTPATLNSGIMLDLNRLKFMGDLTIGLNNSSFTNTKLTMHLGLEARPIHRIPLRVGTRLAAGVPTYVGFGTGYESRYWDFNVGTQIIFRSHTFTTEVVGGAFAGLQFHL, from the coding sequence ATGAAAAAATCACAATCTAACGCTTTGCAATTTCGATTTGCTTTGGTAGCAATTATTGCAGCTTTGGCGTTGCTATTTGGATTTACATCTCCCCTTAGCGCGCAACCCGTGCTTGGGGCTCAAAATACAGCGCTGGGTGGGGGCGGTACGGCTTATCTCTCAGGAAATGAAGCCATATTCTGGAATCCTGCTAACCTTGCTATTAATGATCGGTATGGAACAATTCATATTAATGTCGGTCATGGCGGTATATTGTACTCTCCTGTTCTTTCATCCAATGTAGCAGACGACCAATTCAACAGTTTTACCGATAGCTATTTCCCCTATTCGGCTGATGCTGTTCAAATTACACCCGATCAGCGACTGACCATTATAGATGAAAATTACCCTCGTCGTCGACTGGTATCTGAACACCAGAGCCGATCTGATGTTTTGTTGGGAGCCCTTTCTTGGCAAAAAAGGAATGAAACTTTTTCAATAGCAGCCCGGGCCCGTTATTCATCCCGAATTGAAGTGGGCAGAGGTTGGTATTCCACAGAGTTTGTAGATCGGGGAGATCAACAAATTCGCGATTTTACCTTAAATCAGCATATCAATCAAAATTTGGAAATAGCACTGGGATACGCTCGTGAATTTTCGTTTTTAGAAGGACTCTTTCCCCGTTTAAACAAACTTTATGTAGGATTTTCTCCAAAATTTATTATTGCTGGTCCCCATTTTAACGCTACCTATACTGGTCAACAACAGCGAACGGATGAAAATGATCCCGGCCGATACGTTTCCGATTTTTCCTACCGAGCTACCGGTGAGTATTCCAACATGACCATTGACTATTTATCTTCGGGTAATAGTCGAGCTGCTATAAATAACAATTTAAACAAAAAAATTAATTTTGATCCCACCGGCTATGGTGCTGCTATTGATTTTGGACTGACGTACCTTATTCCCATTGGCAGCGACTTGAATCTCCTTGAGGATGATCTTGAAAAATCAGTAGTCCAAAAATCTCTTCGTATCTCGGTCTCTTTTAATGATATTGGGATCATTCGTTATACCCAGCAGCCCATAGATATAACGGCTTCACAAGACACGGTACAAATTGGCACAGAACCTCCCCGAAATGAAATGTTTATTGGTTCGGGCGGACAGTACCTCACATATTTTGATGACGCTTCGGAAATCACCAATCCCTTTAGCCATAATCAAAACCCAAATGATAACAGCTTTTCCGCCCCTACCCCGGCCACACTCAATAGCGGTATTATGTTAGATCTTAATCGGCTAAAATTTATGGGAGATTTAACAATCGGGTTGAATAATAGTAGCTTCACAAATACAAAACTGACCATGCATTTAGGGCTTGAAGCACGACCAATCCACAGAATACCACTACGCGTAGGTACCCGGCTGGCAGCAGGCGTACCAACATATGTAGGATTTGGTACTGGGTATGAATCCCGTTATTGGGATTTCAATGTGGGTACACAAATTATATTTCGCTCTCATACCTTTACAACTGAAGTGGTTGGCGGGGCCTTCGCAGGACTCCAATTCCACTTGTGA
- a CDS encoding ATP-dependent helicase gives MPKEPDFIHDLNEQQKRAVRHGEGPLLIVAGAGSGKTRVLTYRIAYLIHQNMAAPNEILALTFTNKAAKEMQQRIGQLIGDEAKRLWMGTFHSVFSKILRFEAEKIGFNSDYSIYDTEDSKNAIKQILRENNYDPKEIKPRILQRRISDAKNELINPDHYNQKFVHSTLDDITARIYKIYVERLKHNNAMDFDDLLIKPIELFSEHEDVLEKYQDRFKYIMIDEYQDTNHAQYTVTNMLADKYENLCVVGDDAQSIYSFRGADIQNILDFKSDYEDAVEIPLEQNYRSTKAILKAADSIIKKNSEQLDKTLWTDNDMGDTITVLDNYDERDEANRVANYIQDLKMRKGYDYSDFAILYRTNYQSRVFEETFRRKGVTYQLVGGLSFYQRKEIKDVLAYLTLLVNPDDDTNLMRIINEPSRGIGQKSLSDLMQRTRETGQSLWRILENVEAADLYKPAENSVKDFVRMINGLKQQLNNGTSLTEVTKQLLDESGYMKSLVEENSPKSMTRRENILELQNAISYFEKNNNNPTLSSFLQEISLITDTDKYDEDKPAVTMMTVHAAKGLEFPVVFIVGLEEELFPVGSRNNEDVNIEEERRLFYVAITRAEQELFFSHCRSRYKYGEEQRKTRSRFLDEVSSDVVRTETGASIDQNKNRFSDNKKSDKSNNNGTQVEYDWKKPLYNKNNRSSNTQIHYDNPDEDPFQVGAKVVHNVFGQGKIISRSGQGERTKVVVFFKERGRKTLMLRAAKMQVIG, from the coding sequence ATGCCGAAGGAGCCGGATTTTATACATGATTTAAATGAACAGCAGAAGCGTGCTGTACGTCACGGTGAGGGCCCCCTTTTGATTGTGGCCGGGGCCGGCAGTGGAAAAACACGCGTGCTTACTTATCGCATTGCGTACCTTATTCACCAAAATATGGCAGCGCCCAATGAAATTTTGGCGCTTACTTTTACCAACAAGGCGGCCAAAGAGATGCAGCAACGTATCGGGCAGCTCATCGGCGACGAAGCTAAACGTCTGTGGATGGGAACATTTCACTCCGTTTTTTCAAAAATTCTTCGGTTTGAAGCTGAAAAAATCGGATTTAATTCCGACTATTCCATCTATGATACCGAAGATTCGAAGAATGCAATTAAGCAGATTCTGCGGGAGAATAACTACGATCCTAAAGAAATTAAGCCACGTATTCTGCAGCGACGAATCAGTGATGCTAAAAACGAGCTTATCAATCCCGACCATTACAACCAAAAGTTTGTCCATAGTACACTCGATGATATTACGGCCCGCATCTACAAAATTTATGTAGAGCGGTTAAAGCACAATAATGCCATGGATTTTGATGACTTGCTCATCAAACCTATTGAGCTGTTTAGTGAACATGAGGACGTCTTGGAAAAATACCAGGATCGTTTCAAATATATTATGATTGATGAGTACCAGGATACCAATCATGCCCAGTATACAGTAACAAACATGCTGGCTGACAAATACGAAAATCTTTGTGTCGTTGGCGATGATGCACAGTCTATCTACTCGTTTCGCGGGGCTGATATTCAAAATATCCTGGATTTTAAAAGCGATTACGAAGATGCTGTCGAAATTCCACTGGAGCAAAATTATCGCTCAACTAAAGCCATTTTGAAAGCTGCTGATTCCATCATCAAAAAGAATAGTGAGCAGTTGGATAAGACGCTTTGGACCGACAATGATATGGGGGATACGATTACCGTGCTCGACAATTATGACGAGCGTGACGAGGCCAATCGCGTAGCCAATTATATCCAGGATTTAAAGATGCGCAAGGGTTATGATTACAGCGATTTTGCCATTCTGTATCGTACAAATTATCAGAGTCGCGTTTTTGAGGAAACCTTTCGTCGCAAAGGAGTAACCTATCAACTGGTAGGTGGACTTTCCTTCTATCAGCGTAAAGAAATTAAAGATGTGCTGGCATACCTAACACTGTTGGTCAATCCCGATGATGATACCAACCTAATGCGTATTATCAACGAGCCATCGCGGGGCATTGGACAAAAATCGCTCTCCGATTTGATGCAGCGTACCCGCGAAACCGGGCAATCTCTGTGGCGTATCCTTGAAAATGTGGAAGCGGCTGACCTGTATAAACCGGCTGAAAACAGCGTTAAAGATTTTGTGCGCATGATCAATGGATTGAAACAGCAGCTTAACAATGGAACAAGTTTGACAGAAGTTACCAAGCAACTGTTGGATGAATCTGGCTACATGAAGTCGTTGGTGGAAGAAAATTCTCCGAAGTCGATGACACGCCGCGAAAATATCCTGGAACTTCAAAACGCGATCTCCTACTTTGAGAAAAATAATAACAATCCTACCCTCTCCTCTTTCCTTCAAGAAATTAGCCTGATTACGGACACCGACAAATACGATGAGGACAAGCCTGCCGTTACTATGATGACGGTGCACGCAGCCAAAGGACTCGAATTTCCCGTAGTGTTTATCGTGGGATTGGAAGAAGAACTCTTTCCCGTAGGTAGCCGTAATAATGAAGATGTCAATATTGAGGAAGAACGGCGCTTATTTTATGTAGCTATCACTCGCGCTGAACAAGAGCTGTTTTTTAGTCATTGTCGCAGTCGTTACAAATATGGTGAGGAACAACGTAAAACACGATCGCGGTTTTTGGATGAGGTAAGTTCTGATGTAGTACGGACCGAGACTGGGGCTTCTATTGATCAAAATAAAAACCGGTTTTCGGACAATAAAAAAAGCGATAAATCTAATAATAACGGCACGCAAGTAGAATACGACTGGAAAAAACCGCTGTACAATAAAAACAATCGTTCATCAAATACCCAGATTCACTACGATAATCCCGATGAAGATCCGTTTCAAGTTGGGGCAAAAGTGGTGCATAATGTATTTGGACAGGGAAAGATTATCAGCAGAAGTGGCCAGGGCGAACGAACAAAAGTTGTTGTATTTTTTAAGGAACGCGGACGAAAAACATTGATGCTTCGGGCAGCTAAAATGCAGGTTATCGGCTAA
- a CDS encoding valine--tRNA ligase — MDKSTASQDIPKHFDPGSIEDKWYSFWEDNGFFHSEPDDRESYTVVIPPPNVTGVLHMGHMLNNTIQDVLVRRARMQGKNACWVPGTDHASIATEAKVVQKLRNEGITKADLTREEFLEHAWDWTDEHGGIILQQLRKLGASCDWERTRFTLEDDLYEAVVDCFIELYERGYIYRGKRMINWDPEAQTALSDEEVIHREETSKLYHVRYKIKDSDEWVTIATTRPETILADTAVCVHPDDERYQDLIGKTAIIPVAEREVPIIADEYVDMEYGTGCLKITPAHDENDYEIGQKHDLEIIDMLNPDGTLNEAAEHYIGEDRFDARALIIEDLQKNDQLVEIEEMQNKIGYSERTDAIIEPRLSLQWFCKMDELAKPAHENVMNDNIQFHPDKFKNSYNHWMENIRDWCISRQLWWGQRIPAWYYGDGKDDYVVAKTEEEAVEKAREKSGNAKLTTGDVNQDEDVLDTWFSSWLWPITVFDPEYIRTGEANEELEYYYPTQDLVTAPEIMFFWVARMIISGYEFMDEQPFSNVYYTGIVRDSQRRKMSKSLGNSPDPLKLMEEYGTDGVRVGMLFSSPAGNDLLFEEQLCEQGRNFANKIWNAFRFLSMNRTEETTLTNELEIDEDNLVDRWMLSRIHETINAINKDMENFRINEALHKIYSLIWDDFCDWYIELIKADEPGASIPEDRLSRGFNFFEQLMKLLHPFMPFITEEIWQLIRNRDTDEAMIVASWPEFDENSVSKNDRQLFESIQKMISSIRNIRAEFKLSPNDEIDLIIKAKDKETADALNDNEWIFRKLQSIDTFKVEADLEKPETSASAVIEGTELFVPLEGLIDLDKERERIQKEIDRLEGFLKSIEGKLNNDGFVNNAPEDVVQKERDKKEDTETNLKKLREILSELN, encoded by the coding sequence TTGGATAAATCCACGGCTTCTCAAGACATCCCAAAACATTTTGATCCCGGCAGCATTGAAGATAAATGGTATAGCTTCTGGGAAGATAACGGCTTTTTTCACTCCGAGCCTGACGACCGCGAATCGTACACGGTCGTCATTCCTCCACCCAATGTTACAGGTGTGCTGCACATGGGGCATATGCTCAATAACACCATACAAGATGTGTTGGTGCGCCGTGCCCGTATGCAGGGTAAAAATGCCTGTTGGGTACCCGGTACCGACCACGCCTCTATTGCTACCGAGGCTAAAGTTGTTCAAAAGCTTCGCAACGAAGGTATCACCAAAGCGGATTTAACGCGCGAAGAATTTCTGGAACACGCCTGGGACTGGACTGACGAGCACGGAGGAATCATCCTGCAGCAGCTGCGAAAACTCGGAGCCTCCTGCGACTGGGAGCGCACGCGTTTTACGCTCGAAGATGACCTATACGAAGCCGTCGTTGATTGCTTTATCGAACTCTATGAACGCGGCTATATCTATCGCGGCAAGCGGATGATTAACTGGGATCCAGAAGCCCAAACGGCGCTCTCTGATGAGGAGGTCATTCACCGCGAGGAAACGTCTAAGCTCTATCACGTTCGCTATAAAATCAAAGACAGCGACGAGTGGGTTACCATTGCGACCACACGTCCCGAGACTATCTTAGCAGATACCGCTGTTTGTGTGCATCCGGACGACGAACGCTATCAAGACCTTATTGGCAAAACAGCTATTATTCCTGTTGCAGAACGCGAAGTTCCCATTATTGCCGACGAATATGTGGATATGGAATACGGAACCGGCTGCCTCAAGATTACCCCGGCCCACGATGAGAATGACTACGAAATTGGACAGAAGCATGATCTGGAAATTATCGATATGCTTAATCCCGATGGGACGTTAAACGAGGCCGCTGAGCATTATATCGGCGAAGATCGCTTTGATGCCAGAGCGTTGATCATCGAAGATCTACAAAAGAATGATCAGCTGGTTGAGATTGAAGAAATGCAGAATAAGATTGGCTATTCTGAGCGGACGGACGCGATTATTGAACCACGTCTGTCGCTGCAGTGGTTTTGCAAGATGGATGAGCTGGCCAAACCGGCCCACGAAAATGTAATGAATGATAACATTCAGTTCCATCCTGACAAATTTAAGAACTCCTACAACCACTGGATGGAAAATATTCGCGATTGGTGTATCTCGCGTCAACTTTGGTGGGGACAGCGCATTCCCGCTTGGTATTACGGCGATGGCAAGGATGATTACGTTGTAGCGAAAACGGAAGAAGAAGCCGTTGAAAAAGCACGCGAAAAGTCTGGCAATGCTAAATTAACCACTGGTGATGTAAATCAAGATGAGGACGTCCTCGATACATGGTTTTCGTCTTGGTTGTGGCCCATTACCGTTTTTGATCCGGAGTATATTCGTACGGGAGAAGCTAATGAAGAACTGGAGTACTACTATCCTACACAGGACTTGGTTACGGCTCCCGAAATCATGTTCTTCTGGGTAGCACGGATGATTATATCCGGCTATGAATTTATGGATGAACAGCCCTTCAGCAATGTCTATTACACGGGCATCGTCCGTGACAGCCAGCGCCGAAAGATGTCAAAATCGCTGGGGAACTCTCCCGATCCATTGAAACTCATGGAAGAGTATGGAACCGACGGTGTTCGCGTGGGCATGCTGTTCTCCTCTCCTGCCGGTAATGACCTCCTTTTTGAAGAACAGCTTTGTGAACAGGGACGAAATTTTGCCAATAAGATCTGGAATGCGTTCCGCTTTCTCTCGATGAATAGAACTGAGGAAACGACGCTGACCAATGAACTTGAAATTGATGAGGATAATCTCGTTGACCGGTGGATGCTCTCTCGTATACATGAGACCATTAACGCCATCAACAAGGATATGGAGAACTTCCGTATCAACGAAGCATTACATAAGATTTACTCACTGATCTGGGATGATTTCTGCGATTGGTACATCGAGTTGATCAAGGCTGATGAGCCGGGTGCCAGTATCCCTGAAGATCGCCTCTCTCGCGGATTTAATTTCTTTGAACAGCTAATGAAGCTGCTGCATCCATTTATGCCTTTTATCACCGAGGAAATTTGGCAGCTTATCCGCAACCGCGATACCGACGAAGCGATGATTGTAGCTTCCTGGCCGGAATTTGATGAAAATTCTGTTTCCAAAAATGATCGCCAGCTTTTTGAATCTATTCAAAAGATGATCTCATCTATCCGTAATATTCGAGCGGAATTTAAGTTGAGTCCCAATGATGAAATTGATCTGATAATTAAGGCCAAAGACAAAGAAACGGCCGACGCATTAAATGACAACGAGTGGATCTTCCGCAAGCTTCAATCCATTGATACGTTTAAGGTAGAAGCAGATCTGGAAAAACCTGAAACTTCAGCTTCAGCCGTTATTGAAGGTACCGAACTATTCGTTCCACTGGAAGGACTCATCGATCTCGATAAAGAGCGTGAACGTATCCAAAAAGAAATTGATCGCCTTGAGGGATTCTTGAAATCTATTGAAGGCAAGTTAAATAACGATGGATTCGTTAATAATGCCCCCGAGGATGTAGTGCAAAAAGAGCGAGATAAAAAGGAAGACACTGAAACGAATCTTAAAAAACTTCGCGAAATTTTAAGCGAATTGAATTAA